From the genome of Thiovulum sp. ES:
TTGGCAAAAAATATGATTTTGAAAAATCGATTTGTAAAATTTTTGTTGGCGATTTCTCTTTCAAGATTTTTTCCAAAAGCAAAAGCCGAAAAGGTTTCTCTTTTTCAATCAAATCAACAATTTTCAAAGCTGTTTCAGTTTCCGAAAGAATTTCAGAAAGTGGAAAGTTTTCAATTTCTGAAACTTCATTTTGCAAGGAGTAAGAACCAGTTTTACGAATTTGTGGTAGGACTTCTTTTCTAACCCACCTTTGGAAAGGTTTCGCTATCGGTTTTCGACTTCGTAAAATAAAAGTATAAATTCCAGACTCTGATACAATCAGTGCTTTTCCCGATGTTTTACCGTCATAGTTTAAAACGATATCGCTTTTTTCGTCATCGTCAAAGTCTTTCACTGCATCACTAACATTTTTAATTTCTAAGACTTTGGCAACATCTTTT
Proteins encoded in this window:
- a CDS encoding prophage antirepressor (PFAM: BRO family, N-terminal domain), with translation MEILPFSFENSKIRTILINNEPWFVAKDVAKVLEIKNVSDAVKDFDDDEKSDIVLNYDGKTSGKALIVSESGIYTFILRSRKPIAKPFQRWVRKEVLPQIRKTGSYSLQNEVSEIENFPLSEILSETETALKIVDLIEKEKPFRLLLLEKILKEKSPTKILQIDFSKSYFLPTELGILIGVSGAEMNLILMKKSFQVQDEKGVWKATSSGKEFCLEIPNKFSQIKWKLEVLL